One segment of Vicugna pacos unplaced genomic scaffold, VicPac4 scaffold_20, whole genome shotgun sequence DNA contains the following:
- the LOC140693690 gene encoding uncharacterized protein translates to MASLQLRRQGPWTRSWRRELRNFLKSTLALRMILQGSARSNMSHECLLSLVSSTAVSTPVFSMVAEHLSSMCSHLSSIRAASFSASFSSCLPLSRLHQDSASRKVPRSLTSKLITGRSSTVCPFRFWKLTCELRSLGSSSISNLHSFPDQTPKPSSTDGGSPSITLIHPQNSARLPRIQQPQQASRCTPTFHLESNQYLPSPMAAASCQSYGRGCIRPEVPKTSGTLDPFLEKGIEELPQVHVGTPYVSARISEVQYVS, encoded by the exons tcag acgtcagggaccttggacccgttcttggagaagagaattgaggaacttcctcaagtccacgttggcactccgtatgatTCTGCAaggatcagcgaggtccaatatgtctcatgaatgtcttttgagcctggtatcctctacagctgtctccacgccagtattctccatggtagcagaacatctctcatcaatgtgttcgcatctctcctcaatccgtgcagccagcttttcggccagcttctcttcgtgtctcccattaagtcgacttcaccaggactcggcaagtcggaaagtacctcggagcctcaccagtaagctgataacaggcagatcttccactgtctgccctttcaggttctggaaactgacctgtgaactcaggtctttgggcagcagcagtatctcgaacttacacagcttcccggaccaaacacctaagccaagctccacagacggcggcagcccctccatcacactgatccacccacagaactctgcccggttacctaggatccaacagccacaacaagcctcgcggtgcacaccaacattccacctggaatccaaccagtatctgccatccccaatggctgctgcatcttgtcagtcttatgggaggggctgcatccgaccagaggttcctaag acgtcagggaccttggacccgttcttggagaagggaattgaggaacttcctcaagtccacgttggcactccgtatgtttctgcaaggatcagcgaggtccaatatgtctcatga